From Rutidosis leptorrhynchoides isolate AG116_Rl617_1_P2 chromosome 3, CSIRO_AGI_Rlap_v1, whole genome shotgun sequence, a single genomic window includes:
- the LOC139897735 gene encoding auxin efflux carrier component 5 produces MIGLEDVYKVVAAMVPLYVALLLGYGSVRWWHIFTQEQCDAINRFVCLFTLPLFTFDFTAHIDPFKMNYRFIGADVISKVIIVVVLAFWARFSSKGSYCWSITSFSLSTLTNSLVVGIPLIRAMYGQEFVDLVVQGSVFQAIVWLTALLFVLECRRATTTNFSINVTTESKDLEGNLKSIDHQDVSTKSTFMSLVKVVSWKLSMNPNSYSCVIGIIWATISKRFNWPMPDMIEGSVVIMSKAGIGTAMFSMGLFMAKQDRLICCGTSLAVVAIVLKFFAGPAAMAISCIAVGLRGDVLRVAVMQAALPQSITSFIYAKEYGLHADVLSTAVIFGMIVTLPILVGFYALLEFLP; encoded by the exons ATGATTGGGTTAGAAGATGTTTACAAGGTGGTTGCAGCCATGGTGCCACTCTATGTGGCTTTACTTTTAGGTTATGGTTCGGTTAGGTGGTGGCATATATTTACTCAAGAACAATGTGACGCCATCAACCGGTTTGTATGCCTGTTCACCCTTCCTCTCTTCACTTTCGACTTCACAGCTCACATTGATCCTTTCAAAATGAACTATCGTTTTATTGGTGCTGACGTCATTTCCAAAGTTATTATTGTGGTAGTACTTGCATTTTGGGCAAGGTTTAGTAGCAAAGGAAGCTATTGTTGGAGCATAACTAGCTTCTCTTTATCTACTTTAACCAACTCTCTTGTTGTAGGTATACCTTTAATTAGGGCTATGTATGGTCAAGAATTCGTTGACCTTGTAGTTCAAGGATCAGTGTTCCAAGCGATCGTTTGGCTCACCGCTCTTTTATTTGTTCTGGAATGTAGAAGAGCAACCACGACTAATTTCTCTATCAACGTAACAACTGAATCTAAGGATTTAGAGGGAAACCTGAAATCAATTGATCATCAAGATGTTAGTACTAAATCAACGTTCATGTCGTTGGTGAAAGTTGTGTCTTGGAAACTTTCGATGAACCCAAATTCATATTCCTGCGTCATCGGCATCATTTGGGCAACCATATCTAAAAG ATTTAACTGGCCGATGCCAGACATGATTGAAGGTTCAGTAGTGATCATGTCAAAGGCTGGAATAGGCACCGCCATGTTCAGCATGG GTTTGTTCATGGCAAAACAAGACAGATTGATTTGTTGTGGAACAAGTTTGGCTGTCGTTGCAATTGTTCTAAAGTTTTTTGCAGGACCGGCTGCAATGGCTATCAGTTGCATTGCAGTTGGTCTGCGTGGGGATGTTTTACGCGTTGCTGTTATGCAG GCTGCATTGCCACAGTCCATCACCTCATTCATATATGCTAAAGAATACGGGCTTCATGCTGATGTTCTTAGTACTGC GGTTATATTTGGAATGATTGTCACTCTCCCAATTTTGGTTGGATTCTATGCTCTGTTGGAATTTTTACCCTAA